AAGGATTCAGTAAATCGTACTGGACGCATTATACGAATGATGAAGTAACCAAGCTTTTGCATGAGGGGCAGAAGACGGCGGATGGTGAGGGCCGTGCGAAGGTCTATTCTGATCTGCTGCAAATTGTTGCGGAAGAAGTGCCGTACATCCCGCTTTATTATCCAGACATTCTGAAAGGCGTTCGTTCTTCAGTCAATAGCTTTGTCGTTCTACCTAACGGCAGTGTTCGCTTTGAAGAAGTTCATGTCAAGCAATGATGAAATTAAGCAAGTCGTTAAATAAATCGCCGGGAGGCACTGTATCCGGCAGATGGCTCGTATTGGCTGTTGTCAGGGCATTGGTCGTGATCTTTTGTGTGATGACAGCCGTATTTTTCATCATCCGCATTGTTCCGGGGGATCCCGCTAAGATGATTCTGGGAGAATACAGCACGCCTGAGGCTATCGCGAATATGCGTCATACACTCGGGCTGGATCTTCCCCTATGGGAGCAATTCTTCCGATTCGTAAAGACGCTGTTCACCCAAGGAGATACGGGGAATTCAATTATTGCCGGGACCTCAACAAGAGAGTTAATCGCTGAACGGGCTCCCGTTACCTTGCTTCTTATTGGGATGGCATGTGTTCTGGCAGTGCTGGTTGCGCTTCTACTGGCTGTGCTTGCTGCCACACGCAAGGATAAGCTTGCGGATCATTTGATACGCGTTATCCCTACAATCACGCTAGGCATGCCCGTTTTCTGGGTCGGCTTGCTGTTGATCTTGCTCTTTAGCGTCCGTCTTCACTGGTTTCCCGTTGGCGGGATCGGGGAAGGCTGGACCGGAACTTTATACAGTCTTACGCTTCCGGCGATTACCGTCGCTTTTTCACAGATTCCTACGCTGGTTCGTTCATTAAGAGCGCAGATGCTTGAGGTGCTGGAGTCCGATTTTGTAGTTACATTAAAAGCTGCTGGAATACCGAGCCGGGTAATTCTGTTCAAGCATGTATTGCGCAACTCTGCGCTTCCAACGCTGATGCTGCTTGGCGTGAATATTTCTTATTTGATCGGCGGCACGCTGGTCGTTGAACAGGTATTTGGCATTAAGGGGATTGGCAGCCTGCTGTTCAGCTCCATCGCAAAACGGGATTTCCCGGTTATTCAGGGAATAGCGCTTTATTGCGCAGTATCTGTCGTGATCATCAGTCTTCTAATTGAAATTATATCCTGGTGGCTTGATCCCAGAACGAGGGGAAAACAATGAATCCTATCCAAATAGACTCCCCAAGGCCTATGGGCGGAAGGAAGATAAGCCTAGCAAGCCGGGTATGGAACACTCCCTCTCTTCTGGTCGGAGGCCTCATGTTTGCCGTACTTATCGGGCTGGCGGTTTTCATTCCTTTCATTAGTCCTTATCAGCCTTCGGAGCAAAATTTAAGCGCCTTTTTGCAGCCTCCGTCATCGGAACATTGGCTGGGGACGGATCAACTTGGGCGCGACTTGTTTACGAGATTGATCTATGCAGCGCGAACTGACCTGAAAATTATGGTCCTGGCGGAAATCATCCCATTCTGCACGGGTGTATTTCTAGGCATGCTTGCAGGTTATTACGGGAAATGGCTTAATACCATGATCTCGTTGCTGACGGATACGCTGATCGCGTTTCCTTTTTATTTGATCGTTATTATCGTGGCCTTTGCCAGCGGAGCGGGGGAACGAGGCATTTATATCACCTTTATGCTGGTAGGATGGATCGTATTTGCCCGTGTAGTCAAGGGTCTCAGCGCTTCGTTCCGCGAGCAGGAATGGGTGGCGTCCGCACAGACTTTAGGGCTGCCTGGGGTGAGAATCATCCTTCGCCATCTTCTGCCCAATGTGCTGCCGCAAGCGATTGTGGTCCTCATGACGGACATGATCGGACTGCTTGTGGCGATCGTTACGCTCGGTTATCTGGGTATCGGCATTACACCGCCAACCCCGGATTGGGGGACCATGATTGCGGACGGGCGTTCTTTTATTACGACAGCTTGGTGGCTCTCGGCAGTTCCGGGTCTGGCCGTAGTGTATACGGGGATTGCTTTGTCTCTTGTGGGTGATGGCTTGGCAGACTTATGGAGGAAAAAATAATGGCTGCTAACACGGTATTACAGGTAGAGGCCTTATCGTTGGCCGCTAAATCTAAGAAATTAGTCGACAATGTCAGCTTCTCGCTGGGTAAAGGAGAGAGTCTGGGCCTGGTTGGCGAATCGGGCTCCGGCAAATCACTTACGCTACGTGCGGTTCTTGGATTGCTTCCTCGCGGTATCGAGCAGACAGGAGGAGTCATCAAGAGCGACGTGAGCAGCGCCATGGTGTTTCAAGATCCGAGAGGCGCTCTAGACCCGCTCTGCCCGGTGGTGGCGCAGGTGGCGGAGGTCATTTATTATAGGCAAAAAGTAGGCCGGAAGGCATCCCGTATCCAAGCGCTTGAATTACTTGAAATGCTGGGCCTCCCTGATTCCTTGAAGAGATCAGATCGCTATCCGAGCCAGCTCTCGGGCGGTCAATGCCAACGGATCGTCATCGCCATGGCCTTGGCATGTAAGCCGGGCATTCTGCTCTGCGATGAGCCGACAACTGCGCTGGACGTGACTGTACAACGGCAAATTATCGAGACGATCACAAGCCTGCAGCGTGAACTAGGGTTTGCCATGGTGTTTGTCACCCATAATCTTGCGATTGCTGCGGCCCTATGTTCCAAGTTGTGTGTGATGAAAGAGGGACAGATTGTTGAGCATGACGATACGCTCAGTCTTTTGCAAAACCCTACAAATCCTTACACGCGGATGCTGCTTGATTCGGTGCTTCCTTTGCCAGAGCTTGAAGGGAGTGAAGAGTGATGGAGCCAGCTTTGCAGGTGAAAAATTTAACAGTTCAATATGGCGGGTTTACCGCGCTGGACCATGTTGATCTGAATATAGAGCAGCATACTACCCTTGGCCTTGTTGGAGAATCCGGCTCGGGGAAATCAACCCTGGCCCGGGTCATTGCTGGATTAATCGCTCCTGATGAGGGGGAGATCCGGCTGAGTTCGCAGCCATTGAAGAAGAAGAGAAGCCGTGAGCAGCACAAAAATGTTCAGATGATCTTCCAGAACCCGGACGCATCGCTGAATCCGAAGCATTCAATCCGGCAGATTCTATCTGAAGCGCTGTTATTTCATAGAATCGTAGAGCGGCGTCAGGTTGAACAGAGATGCAAAGAGCTCCTGGCTCGTGTTCATATTGAAGAGGGAGCTTTGGATAGATATCCTCATGAATTTTCCGGAGGTCAGCGGCAGCGGATTGCGATTGCGCGCGCATTAAGCGTGGAGCCAAGCCTTCTGATTGCCGATGAACCGACGAGCGCGCTGGATGTGTCTGTTCAATTAAGTGTGCTTGAACTGTTTCATACGCTCAAAGAGGAGCTCAATCTCACCATGCTGTTCATCTCCCATGATCTGGGGGTTATTCATGCGATTAGCGATACTGTAGCGGTGATGAGGCAGGGAAGGCTGGTAGAGGTCAATTCCAAGTCTCAATTCTTTGCCCGGCCCGAGACGGATTACAGCCGCGAGCTGCTGTCCGCAGTGCCGCGAATACCAATACTAAGTACATCAGGAGGTTCATATGACCAGAGAACTTAAAGGCTATGTGCCGCTCTCACGAATCGAGTTCGATACACTTACCAGGCTGTTCTCCAAGCTCTTGCATACGCAGCATCCGCCTGTCATCATCCCCGGAGAAGCGATCTTGGGCATTGAGGCGATGGCTGCAGGAATCGCTGCGCCTGGCAGGACGATTTTAAATATAGTGACCGGCCCTTACGGAAGCTTATTTGGAGGGTGGCTTGAGCGTGGCGGTGCAACCGTTGCCGAGGTAAAGGTCCCCTTTAATGAAGTGGTTACCGTAGGAGAGGTTGCTGCAGCAATTGAGCGGTTTAGGCCGTGTGCGCTTTCTTTTGTTCAGGCAGAAGTGGTTACAGGCGGGGCGAATCCTGCTGAAGAGATATTAAAGATTGCCCGCGACTACAACCTCATTACGGTGATGGATTCCGTCTCAGCGGTCGGGGGAGAGGAACTGCGGGTAGATGATTGGGGAGTCGACTTTGTGGCAGTAGGTGCGCAGAAGGCTTTGGCCGGACCTAATGGAGTCAGTGCGGTCGGCGTTTCACCACGGGGCTGGGAGTTCTTGGAGTCCAATGTAAATGCACCGCGTAATTCGATCCTGTCCTTGCTGGATTTGAAGCCAATACTTGACAATGGAGCAGCGCCGGTACGTGTTCCTGCTAACATTCCAACGCTGGAGGCTAGGGCACTGATCGCTGCTTTGACCCTTGTTGAGGAAGAAGGCCTGGCACAAGTCATTCGGCGTCACGAATTGGCTGCATCCTCTGCGGTTGCCGGCATTAAAGCCTTGGGGCTGGAGCCTTGGCAGAAGGATGGCAGATATTATTCCAAGCTGACGACGACGGTTCGGATAGCCGGTGAGCAGAGCTTGCTTATCGAGCGTCCTGTTGGCATCGTGGCTCCGGGAGATGGTGAATTGTTCGGTCAGCTTCTGCGGATCAACCATTTCGGTGCTAATGCTTGTCGGCAAAGTGTGGAGGAAGCGATTGAGGGGATCGGTAAGTTAGTAGAGCGGGACGCGGATGCCGCGGTTGAGAGGGTCCGGCAGATCTGGGAGGCAGGACATGATCAATAAGCATCCGCGGGAGCAAACCTTTAATCGCATATTTATAGCAGGGATTGAAGGGAAACGCTTTGATATTACCATTAAGGATGGGCGGTTCTCCTCAATTGTGGAATCGGGGCGGGAATATGGCGAGTTGGCTCCGTCAGGACAAGATTTATGGATCAGTCCGGGGGTCATTGATCTTCATACCCACCTGGCTTGGACAGACTTTGATCATGATGATCAATTGAGGCGCGATGCCCGGGAGATCGAGGCTATGCAAGCTGAAGCCTTTGCGGCTACGCTGCGGACTGGTGTAACGACGGCGCGCGATGCGGGCGGGCTCCCTCCAGGCACCGTGGCCCATCTCGTTCAGCATTATGGACAGCCATTAAGGGTACAGACCAGCAGTGATATGCTGGGGGCAGCGGATGCCCGCGGGGTGAAGTATTTGGAGCAACATATGAAGGAGATCTTCGATACAGGGGCAGGCTGGATTAAGATTATGGCGACAGGCGGCCTTGGAGCACCTGCTGAAAAAGTGCTTGATCCGAATTTTTCGCAGGAAGAGTTCTCTTTCATCGTTCGTCATGCACATGCTCATCATAAAAAGGTGATGGTTCACACCTGGGGCGGAGTAACGATTGACTGGTCCATCCAGGCCAAGGTGGAATCGATAGAACACGGAATGTTCCTGACCGAGGAACAGGCGAACGGGCTGGCCCAATCCGGCGTAGCCTATGTGCCTACAGCTTCGATATATCGTATCGCCGCTGATCCGGCAGGCGTGCTGGCATTACCTCCGGTCATTTGTGATCGCGCCGCTCGCGCTGTGGAAGCCCATCCTAATGCGGTTCGCTATGCCAAGAGAGCGGGAGTTCGCATCGGATTTGGCACGGATTATGCCACACCCGCGCTTCATGGGTACAACCTTCAGGAGCTTGACACGCTGCTGGATTATGGGTTGACTCGTGTGGAAGCGTGGCAGGCGGCCACGGCAGATGCCGCCGAAATTCTCGGCAGCGGCCACGAATTGGGACAGATCGCAGAGGGATATTTGGCTGATGCGATTATTTTCGATGCCGATCCATACCAGGCAGGGAATGCGGCTCAGCTTCGGAAGAGCATTGTATCCGTCATTACAGGAGCAGCCGAAGCGGATTTGATATAGGGCGTAGCTCCGGCGCAGCCTAGTTCGCAGCTTTGGGCGCTGCCTCGCCGCGAAACAGTGAACTCTAACGAAACAGGGTATCGTTATTCAGCCAAAATAGGGCCTTAAAGCCTGTTTTTGATCCAAATAACGATACGTAGTTTCGTTAGATTTTTTTTGTCCTTGTTTTTGCGGAAATAGCGATATGTAGTTTCGTTAGTTCCCCTACTTTTATCCGAGCCGAGACTTATTCATCCCCAGCTATACGCCGATGATGCTCCTTCCATTATGCGTTAGATTGGAACTTTGATCGCTCATGCCAGTTTCCTCTCCATAGTCTGATTTTGTTGCCTTGACCTTCACGTAACGTGATCCCTTATGCTGTTTTTTGAGGGGGTCGACTGAATTTAAAATGGAAGCCATGAGTCCGCCCCTACCCCATAACTCAAAGAAGGTATAATTCATGAAAATTACTGTCGAAGACACTTTAGAACAATATGAGAAGCTGTATGGCTTGGAACCCTGTAAAAGAGAGGACTTTTTCCGTTATACCATGATGAAACCGTTCGAGGCGATGTGGAGGTTCATCAATGTGCCGCTTCATGCCAAAGAGCCGGGCGGTTACGATGTCGTCATGGCCGCAAAAATGCTTGGGCATTTGGACTTAAGCGAAACGGAGACAGGTACTCATGTTTTACAGAATTTAAAAGAGATCGGCGCCTTATCTACTGCAAAAGAAGTTTTGCACGCGTGCACGGACTTCACGCTCCAACATGGACTGAAAATCCATGCTGACGAGCTGAAGCTTGGCTTGTATATCGCGGACCCCCACAAGCTGGAATTGGTCAACGGATACTCCGGATTTGGCGGAATCCCTGGATTTATCCAGGTCACCATTTACCCGAACAACTATAATATTCCAAGAATTCCTGCCGTGATTGCACATGAATTTCATCACAACATTCGGTTTTCCTATTTTGACTGGGACCATGGGAACATAACGGTTGGAGAATATTTAATTATCGAGGGTTTGGCGGAGTCGTTTGCTCGGGAATTGTATGGACAAGATTCAATAGGTCCTTGGGTGACTTCCTTGGATGAAGAGGATGAGATGTATTCTATCCAGGTACTGAAAAACGCTTTGAATATCAAAGGCTTCGCCGAGGTCAGCAGCTACATGTTTGGCGATATCTATGCAAAAGAACAGGGATATTCCCCTGTTGGATTGTCTCCATATGCGGGATATGCGATTGGTTACAAAGCGGTGCAATCCTTTATGAACCTGAATCATGTCGGGATAGCGGAAGCTACGCTGCTGCAAGCGGATGAGATTATCGAGCAATGCGGGCTATTCGATTGAACAGATATTGAAGTGTATCATATTAGCGAGCTTCGGTATGAGAAGGAAACATGGTAACTCTTTTGGATCAAATAATAGATCAAAGGGACACGGCTTACTTTAGTCTGTGTCCCTTTATATTTCTTTGTGCTTCTCTTGGATATTGTCATGCTCGCATTCAACCAACTTGAAGAAATAGGATGGTTTGATTTTTAGACCTTTGCAAAGCTCGAATATTACATTTGATATAGCCAATAAATAGCATCTTGTTGAGAACTTTATCTGTTATGGTTCGAGCATCAGATTGATAATGGATGTAACTAAGCAATTTTCGATACAGAGGAGGCCAAATAGCAATGGAATTGCCATCGTGGTTTCAAAGTGCAATTGAGCAGAGGTTGGATCAGGTTGCAGCCTGGATTGAGCGCCAACCCGAACTGCGTGAACTCCGTGTTGAAGAACGCGCTGCATTCGACGCAATGTTTCCAGATACAGATCCAACGAGTCTTCCAGAGTATATGGCTTGGGAGGATAAACATCATTTCAAGCAGGCAGTCGAGAACGAGCACTCGTATTTACAGGGAATGAGTGACGGCGTACAGCTTATAGTAACGTTATTACATGATCGGGTAACACCGGATACAAAGAGGGAGATGCAGGAGGCTGACCCGAATGAATACTAGTAGAGCTTGATCAGCTTCCTACCGCTTGCTTTCCATGGCGTAATACGTACAATATTATTCAATTATAGGATTCTATCTAGCCCTATAAATAAAAGAGTTTGGAGGTAATCCTTTGTATACTTACGACTCGTTTGAAACGGCGGGAGCATTTACATTAATGAGGCCCATTTTCATCACGTTATTAATTGTATCTTTATTATTATTTGTGATCATCATCCTACCCAAACTAAGAAGGAAATTGGCGAATGGCTCGTTTGTTTTTGGTCTATCACTCGTTTCGTTAGTCGTCTCTGCCCAATTATTATACTATCAGGCAATTATCGTGGATGAGATTGGTCTTGGTGGGGATGAAGCTTCAACTATGCTGTTCTTAGTAAACGCCATTTTCTGTATCGCTAACCCGATTATTTTCTTAATGAAGGCCAATAAAAGATATTCGTGAACATCGAGGAAGTCCCCTATTATATTAGCTATTTGATACACCTAAATTTTCGAAACTATCATTATTGATACCATGCCTTGACGGTTACCTCCAGCCGTTATCGTCTGAAGAGGTTCATCCAGTGGTAGGCCAATATTTTCTAACGAAACGTGGTATCGCTATTCAGGAAAAGGGGCATCTGGAAATTCTAACGAAACATGGTATCGCTATTCAGGCCAAAAGCGGCATCTGAAAATTCTAGCGAAACAGGGTATCGTTATTTAGCGAAAATGGTGGCCCAAAGCCTGTTTTTAGCCCGAATAGCGATACGTAGTTTCGTTAGAATTTATTTGCCCTGTTTTTAGTCCAAATAACGATATACAGTTTCGTTAGATTTGATCCGCCCTTGTTTTTGCCCAAATCGCGATATGGAGTTCCGTTAGAGCGTTTCAAGGGTATGCGAATTTGTTGCCAGCGGCACGCTTTTTCTGCTTTTTAACGTTTGCCTACGAATGACCCATTATACTTGTCAGCCGAAATGAACAAGGCTATTGATACACCCATATGTTCGAGACGGTCATCACCGCGGGCAGCGCTGCCTCGTCGACCGGGACATTGTCATACCAGCCGCCTACAGCCAGGTTGAGTACCAGATAGAACTGCTCGTCAAAGGGGGGAATGCCAGGCTGTAGTTCACGTTCCGCGTAGCAGTGTCCATCGATCAGCCAGCGGATCGAGCCGGTGTTCCATTCCATCGCGTAATCGTGGAATTCGTTGATGGTTCCTTCCTCGAGCTGGTAGGAGAACTCATCGGTGACTTTATGATCCCAATCCTTCCCATAGTGAAGCGTACCGAATATGTGCTGGGGCAGGCGGCCTTTGGCTTCCAGCATATCGATCTCGCCAGAAGCGGGCCAAGGGCCGTAAACCTGTTGCTGCGGGAGCAGCCAAACGGCAGGCCATAGTCCATTCCCAACGGGAAGCTTGGCGCGAACAATGAGCTTGCCATAACAGAAGGAGAAATGATCCTTTGTGTCTATACGAGCTGAGGTATAGGCGAAGCTCTGTCCGTTCGCAAGGGTCTCCTCGCGGCGCGCGCATAGGTTTAAGCCGGACTTATCTATATACAGATTATCATGATTCCCCGTGTAAAACTGCTGTTCCCCATTCCCCCAGCCTGGTGCTAGAACATGGCCAAGGTCATCCAGCAAGTCGTTGCCCAGGCGAATATTCCATTCCTTCAGATCGGTAGGATGATGTACAAAATCCTGCTGCCATATTAGTTTATTCATTACCTGCACGCTCCCTCCATTTTCTACAGCATACTTCATTCAGACCAAGGGTCAAACGAATCTAAAAAAATGGGATATGGCCAAAAATGATGGCCTTTTTTTCCTATGCGTATTTTCATACGATGGAGGGGAAGGGGGCAAGGCACTATGTTCCAACAGAAAACAGAACAAATTAAAACCTTTATGAGACAATGGCAGCTGCAGAGCATGGTTATTCCGGGGATTGTCTGGATGTTTATCTTTTGTTACATCCCTATGTTTTGGCTAATTATTGCGTTTATGGACTACAACATTGCCAAGTCTATGTTGGAATCGCCCTTCGTAGGGATGAAGCATTTTCAGGACTTTGTAATGGACGACCGTTTCTGGCGATCGATCCGCAATACGCTGGGGATGAGTTCGATTCGTCTGGTGCTGGGCTTTCCCATCCCGATTTTATTTGCCTTACTGCTTAATGAGATCCGCAGCATCCGTTTCAAACGCACGGTGCAGACCATTTCCTATTTGCCACATTTTATTGCCTGGACGATATTCGGTGGCATTATGCTCAATTGGCTGGGCGAGGGCGGTGTGATCAACCAATTGATGATGGCACTGGGAATCCAGCAGCGTGAAATTTTATTTAACAGCGATCCTAAATACTTTTGGTGGATTGCCTTTTTCTCCGATACGTTGAAGGAGACCGGATGGAGCGCCATCATCTATATCGCTGCGATATCCGGCATAGATCCTGGGCTATATGAAGCGGCGGAACTGGATGGCGCCAATCGTTGGCAGCGAATGTGGTACATTACCATCCAATGCATCCGTCCTACCATTGCTATTCTGTTCATTCTCGCCGTCAGTGGGCTGCTAGGCAGCAACTTTGAACAGATCTTCATGTTGAAGAACAACATGAACATGAAGATGGCGGAAAGTATAGATCTCTATATCTATAACATGGGGTTGGTCTCCGGGCGCTACTCCTTCTCGACGGCCGTCTTGTTTGCTCGCTCCATTGTGGCATTAGGGCTGCTGTTCCTAGCTAATTTCACATCGAAAAAGCTTAATGGCGAAGGCATTTTTTAGGAAAGGGGGATGGATCCATGGGAAAACGCAGAAAACTTCGCGGTATCAGCCTGTTTAGTGTTTGTAATACCTTATTGATGCTGGCGGTTTGCTTTATTACGCTGTATCCAATGTATTTCGTGTTCATCAACGCACTTAATGCACCGGAGCAGGCCTTGCTTGGCACCGTGAACTGGTTCCCGAAAGCGATCTCATTGGACAGCTACCGCGTTGTATTTAATGATGAGCACTTGATGAACGGTTTTCTGGTCACCACTTTGCGTACCGTGATTGGAACCGTAGTACACGTATTGTTTACCGCTATTGTGGCCTACGGCATGAGTAAATCCAATCTGATCGGCCGTAAGGTATATATGAAAATTGCCTTGATTACGATGCTGTTCTCCGGCGGGTTGATTCCTACATTTATACTCATGACCAAGCTGGGCCTGTATGATAATTTCCTGGTTTTCATCATACCGGCGATGTATACCTTTTTTGATATGGTTATTTTCATCAGCTTCTATCGTACAATTCCTGACAGTCTGGAGGAGTCCGCAAAGGTAGACGGTGCTTCCGATTATGGGGTGCTGTTCAGAATTGTACTGCCCAATAGCATGGCCGTCATTGCGACCATATCGCTATTTGCAGCCGTATATCATTGGAACGATTACTATCAGGGGGTTCTGTACATCCGCTCGCAGGATAAATTGCCGTTGCAGACGATGCTGTACAAAATTATCGCCGAGAACTCCATGTCGTTCATGCAGCAGCAAGCTATGGCACAGTTCGGAGCGAAGTTGCCCGGCAACTCTATCAAGTTTGCTTCCATGATGGTGGCGACTCTACCGATTCTTGCGGTCTATCCCTTTATACAGCGCTATCTGGTCAAAGGCGTAATGATTGGCGCCATTAAAGGGTAAGCGTCATTTGTCTAAATAACCGTAACCGAAGGTTTACTAGGACAGATGATTTATATACAACCATTATCGTTAGCAAGAAAGGATGATCATGTAATGAAACACAAGCACATGAAGCGAAGCATGGCCTTAATCATGGCTGTAGTTCTGATGCTGAGCCTGGCTGCATGTACGGGAAGCAAGAATAGCTCCAATAAGCCGAATTCCCCGCCTGCAGACAATAAGCCCGAGAACACGCAAAATGAGGTTAAGCTGAATCCGGATGAACCCGGCTGGAAATTGGATACAAGCCCTGTAGAGATGTCCTGGTTTGTAGGCGCTTCCTGGTACGGCCGTTCCTGGGGGGAGAGCTTGAATTCCAAGTACATTACTGAAAAAACAGGCGTAAAAGTGAACATTGAAGTTCCCTCCGGCGAAGCTAATGAGCATATTACCTTGATGATGACCTCCGGCAAACTTCCGGACCTGATTACTATGGGTTCTTGGGAAACCGCTGTCAAGAAGCTGTGGGAAGGCGATCATGTGTATGCCTTGAATGAGCTGGCAGACCAGTATGATCCCTACTTCTTCAAAGTAGCCGGGGACGGTACGCTGAAGTGGTATAAGCAAGAAAACGGCAACACCTACGGCATTCCTAATGATTCATATAGTCCTAACCTGATGCATGAAACCGGTATGACAGCGGCCAACCAGACCTTCCTGGTCCGGAAAGACCTGTATGAGGACATGGGCAGTCCGGACTTATCTACACCGGAAGGCTTCCTGAATGCGCTGCAATTGCTCAAGGATCAGTATTCCGAGTATAAAGGCCAGCCGATTAGCCCCTTCTTTGCACAGGGGAATGTGCCTTACGGGATGACAGAGTATTTGCAGAATCTGTTAGCTGTCCCGCATGAAAAAGACGGCAAAGTATACGATCGCATCACCGACCCGGATTACCTGACTTGGCTGAAAACCTTCCGTACCGCTTACGAGCGTGGACTGATTAATGTAGATTTTCTGGTAGATTCCGATACCCAGGTCGAGGAAAAGACGAATAATGCCCGTTATTTCATGATGGTCCGCGAGTGGACCGGAATGACGGCGGTTAACCCGATGCTGGCCGCAAGCAACAATCCGGACTCTTACTATATTGCCGTCGACGGGCCGCAGAACAGCAAAGGTGATAGCGCCAAGCTATTCCCGGGGAATATGGATGGCTGGATGGTCACGATGATTAGCAAGTCCTGCGAGAATCCAGAGCGTGCGATTCGCTTCCTGACTTACTTGGCTAGCGAGGAAGGGCAAAGAGATTTATTCCTTGGCCAGGAAGGCGAGATGTGGGAAATGGCTGATGGCAAGCCGCAGTTGAAGGCGGATATGGCCCAATTGCTGGATTCCGATATTGAGAAGCTGGAGAAGGAATACGGCATTATGGATACTTACTGGATGATGCGCAACCCTGTCATCGTCGATCAGTGGAGACCGGAGAAAGCGTTAGTCATCAAGCAAATGGCCGATTTCGCCAATGCCCAGGCAGATATTGATGGCGGCATCTACAAAGGATTGGATCCTCTTGGCGATTCCGATGCAGCGGTAAACTGGGCGCGTATTTCTCAAAATTGGGAAGAAGTCATGCCAGAGCTGATTACCGCCAAGGATGAGGCTGCCTTTGATAAGATCTTTGAAGGCTTCCTGGCCCGCCGCACAAGTTACGGCTTTGACCAGGTGATGGAATACCGTCAGGGCGAGTTGGATGTACGAAAGACTAAAATGGCGGAGTAATACGATCTCGTTATATTGGAATGGATGCCGGCTATCGAAATGATGGCTGGCAACCCCACTCTTACCGTCTCTACTATTTTAACGATGAAGTCAGATGACTTTACGGGCGGATTGTAATATATGGTATATTACAGGGAAGTGGGGGGCGTTGGCATGAAGAGATTACTGACAAAAGTCAGAAAAATATACCGTAATTCCCGGATATCACAAAAGTTGTTTTTAACATTTAGTATGCTGATAGCCATCCCTGCCATCTCAGTATCCTTTTTATTTATTCGTATTCAGGAGGTCCAGCTATATAAAGATGCAATGTCTAATGGAAGCAGCCATATCTCCCGGATCAATGAGAAGCTGCGCAGTAAAATGGACATAATTGAAAACGCTTCCTCGACAGCGTTGACGCAAAAATCCTTTGTAGACTTTATCCATTCCAATATGCGTGGTGACGGCCTGCGGTTGGTGAAATTCAGACAAAATCAATTTGAGCAGATGCACAACATTATCCAGAGTAATGAGATGATTAGTGAGCTCAGCTTCTATGTCGATAATCCAGACCTGTATGAAATCTGGCCGGAAATCTACCATTATGACAAGTTTACGCCGCAAGATTATTGGCAGACG
The window above is part of the Paenibacillus lutimineralis genome. Proteins encoded here:
- a CDS encoding carbohydrate ABC transporter permease, with amino-acid sequence MGKRRKLRGISLFSVCNTLLMLAVCFITLYPMYFVFINALNAPEQALLGTVNWFPKAISLDSYRVVFNDEHLMNGFLVTTLRTVIGTVVHVLFTAIVAYGMSKSNLIGRKVYMKIALITMLFSGGLIPTFILMTKLGLYDNFLVFIIPAMYTFFDMVIFISFYRTIPDSLEESAKVDGASDYGVLFRIVLPNSMAVIATISLFAAVYHWNDYYQGVLYIRSQDKLPLQTMLYKIIAENSMSFMQQQAMAQFGAKLPGNSIKFASMMVATLPILAVYPFIQRYLVKGVMIGAIKG
- a CDS encoding extracellular solute-binding protein, whose protein sequence is MKHKHMKRSMALIMAVVLMLSLAACTGSKNSSNKPNSPPADNKPENTQNEVKLNPDEPGWKLDTSPVEMSWFVGASWYGRSWGESLNSKYITEKTGVKVNIEVPSGEANEHITLMMTSGKLPDLITMGSWETAVKKLWEGDHVYALNELADQYDPYFFKVAGDGTLKWYKQENGNTYGIPNDSYSPNLMHETGMTAANQTFLVRKDLYEDMGSPDLSTPEGFLNALQLLKDQYSEYKGQPISPFFAQGNVPYGMTEYLQNLLAVPHEKDGKVYDRITDPDYLTWLKTFRTAYERGLINVDFLVDSDTQVEEKTNNARYFMMVREWTGMTAVNPMLAASNNPDSYYIAVDGPQNSKGDSAKLFPGNMDGWMVTMISKSCENPERAIRFLTYLASEEGQRDLFLGQEGEMWEMADGKPQLKADMAQLLDSDIEKLEKEYGIMDTYWMMRNPVIVDQWRPEKALVIKQMADFANAQADIDGGIYKGLDPLGDSDAAVNWARISQNWEEVMPELITAKDEAAFDKIFEGFLARRTSYGFDQVMEYRQGELDVRKTKMAE
- a CDS encoding ABC transporter permease, whose translation is MFQQKTEQIKTFMRQWQLQSMVIPGIVWMFIFCYIPMFWLIIAFMDYNIAKSMLESPFVGMKHFQDFVMDDRFWRSIRNTLGMSSIRLVLGFPIPILFALLLNEIRSIRFKRTVQTISYLPHFIAWTIFGGIMLNWLGEGGVINQLMMALGIQQREILFNSDPKYFWWIAFFSDTLKETGWSAIIYIAAISGIDPGLYEAAELDGANRWQRMWYITIQCIRPTIAILFILAVSGLLGSNFEQIFMLKNNMNMKMAESIDLYIYNMGLVSGRYSFSTAVLFARSIVALGLLFLANFTSKKLNGEGIF
- a CDS encoding DUF2268 domain-containing protein, translating into MKITVEDTLEQYEKLYGLEPCKREDFFRYTMMKPFEAMWRFINVPLHAKEPGGYDVVMAAKMLGHLDLSETETGTHVLQNLKEIGALSTAKEVLHACTDFTLQHGLKIHADELKLGLYIADPHKLELVNGYSGFGGIPGFIQVTIYPNNYNIPRIPAVIAHEFHHNIRFSYFDWDHGNITVGEYLIIEGLAESFARELYGQDSIGPWVTSLDEEDEMYSIQVLKNALNIKGFAEVSSYMFGDIYAKEQGYSPVGLSPYAGYAIGYKAVQSFMNLNHVGIAEATLLQADEIIEQCGLFD
- a CDS encoding glycoside hydrolase family 16 protein encodes the protein MNKLIWQQDFVHHPTDLKEWNIRLGNDLLDDLGHVLAPGWGNGEQQFYTGNHDNLYIDKSGLNLCARREETLANGQSFAYTSARIDTKDHFSFCYGKLIVRAKLPVGNGLWPAVWLLPQQQVYGPWPASGEIDMLEAKGRLPQHIFGTLHYGKDWDHKVTDEFSYQLEEGTINEFHDYAMEWNTGSIRWLIDGHCYAERELQPGIPPFDEQFYLVLNLAVGGWYDNVPVDEAALPAVMTVSNIWVYQ